In Ochrobactrum sp. Marseille-Q0166, a single genomic region encodes these proteins:
- a CDS encoding L,D-transpeptidase, whose translation MSKLTEKLSRRHFLLGTGAAMLGGVAGCSQTMDMSAFQMNIDPMSTGGITPMRPQISVDKNITTPDVMYAAVQEGQYSLPAIPYQKVPKQFRRQIVPDPTGQAPGTIVVSTKDHFLYYVLPGGEALRYGVGIGKAGFEWSGRANVQYKKQWPRWTPPPEMIQRRPDLEKYRNGQEPGPQNPLGARALYIFQNGRDTGYRIHGSPEWWSIGQSMSSGCIRLMNQDIIDLYNRVQGQAPIIVG comes from the coding sequence ATGTCTAAGTTGACTGAGAAATTAAGCCGTCGTCATTTTCTGCTTGGCACAGGCGCTGCTATGCTTGGCGGTGTTGCAGGCTGTTCGCAGACCATGGACATGTCGGCATTTCAGATGAATATTGATCCGATGTCGACGGGTGGCATCACGCCGATGCGTCCGCAAATCAGCGTCGATAAGAACATCACGACACCGGATGTGATGTATGCTGCGGTGCAGGAAGGTCAGTATTCGCTTCCGGCCATCCCTTACCAGAAGGTGCCAAAGCAATTCCGGCGCCAGATCGTGCCTGATCCGACCGGGCAGGCACCGGGAACCATCGTTGTCAGCACCAAGGATCATTTCCTCTATTATGTGCTGCCAGGTGGCGAGGCGTTGCGTTATGGTGTTGGTATCGGCAAGGCAGGCTTTGAATGGTCAGGGCGTGCAAATGTCCAGTACAAGAAGCAGTGGCCTCGCTGGACCCCTCCTCCGGAAATGATTCAGCGCAGGCCTGATCTCGAAAAATACCGCAACGGTCAGGAGCCCGGGCCACAGAACCCGCTAGGCGCACGTGCGCTCTATATTTTCCAGAATGGTCGTGACACAGGCTATCGCATTCATGGCTCACCGGAATGGTGGTCGATTGGTCAATCGATGTCGTCGGGCTGTATCCGCCTGATGAATCAGGACATCATCGATCTCTATAATCGTGTTCAGGGACAGGCACCGATCATCGTTGGATGA
- a CDS encoding autotransporter assembly complex family protein, protein MTVSPAMAFEIFGIHLWGEKKEADPDIIDPKSYTVEVTTSGARKNADGSDADLKPVIDAASGLVTDEQTPASGSAGLLAKARGDYRRILAALYGEGRYGGTISIKVNGREAADIPADTDIPNNAKIDISVDPGPKFLFSRTAISNIAPPSTDKRNKIQTPEEAGFAPGQLARSTTILRAERLAVEAWRQQGYAKAKITAEDIVADHDGDTVAADISLDPGRKAHYGPVSVVGTARMDPQFVAWMTGLKPGEQYSPKDIEDAKKRLGRMEVFRAMNFEEADKIEPDGSLPMTLNVQERKPRRFGFGAEYSTLDGFGVTGYWMHRNLFGRGERLRFDAKVSGVGGSQDNSFDPKNFTYTLGTSFAKPGIYTPDTDFVAALDAKREVLDAYTETSINAKTGFTQIFSDELSGALYAKTSHGRFDDDYFGKREFTVGGLEGNLLYDGRNNKPDPTSGLYAEANIQPFYEFQRGNFATRFTAEGRAYYGFGSTDRVVLAGRVKLGSVVGADIADLPPNQLFLAGGGGSIRGYSYRSIGVETSTGETIGGRSLVETSGEVRTRVTDSIGVVGFVDAGYVGEQSYPDFSEEMRVGAGLGLRYLTGLGPIRFDVALPLNRRSGDPSYAFYVGIGQAF, encoded by the coding sequence ATGACTGTTTCTCCTGCTATGGCTTTCGAGATTTTCGGCATTCACCTTTGGGGTGAGAAGAAAGAAGCCGATCCCGATATTATCGATCCAAAGAGTTATACTGTTGAAGTTACAACTTCCGGCGCCCGCAAAAATGCGGACGGCAGTGATGCCGACTTGAAGCCGGTGATTGATGCTGCTTCCGGGCTCGTCACTGATGAGCAAACGCCAGCCTCAGGCTCAGCAGGCCTTTTGGCCAAAGCGCGTGGCGATTATCGGCGTATTCTGGCAGCACTTTATGGTGAAGGCCGCTACGGTGGCACGATTTCCATCAAAGTGAATGGGCGTGAAGCAGCCGATATTCCTGCCGATACCGACATTCCCAACAATGCAAAGATCGATATTTCTGTCGATCCCGGTCCGAAGTTTTTGTTCTCACGAACAGCCATTTCAAATATCGCGCCGCCTTCGACTGATAAGCGCAACAAGATTCAGACACCTGAAGAGGCTGGCTTCGCACCCGGTCAGCTTGCCCGCTCAACCACTATTCTGAGAGCCGAGCGTCTGGCCGTAGAAGCATGGCGCCAGCAGGGCTATGCGAAAGCGAAAATCACCGCCGAGGACATTGTTGCGGATCACGACGGGGATACTGTTGCCGCAGATATTTCGCTCGATCCGGGCCGCAAGGCGCATTACGGGCCAGTGAGTGTCGTGGGTACTGCGCGCATGGATCCACAATTTGTCGCGTGGATGACTGGACTGAAACCGGGCGAACAATATAGTCCCAAAGACATTGAAGATGCGAAGAAGCGCCTCGGCCGGATGGAAGTCTTCCGTGCGATGAATTTTGAAGAAGCTGATAAGATCGAGCCGGATGGGAGTCTGCCAATGACACTCAATGTCCAGGAGCGTAAGCCGCGCCGCTTTGGCTTTGGTGCGGAATATTCGACGCTTGATGGCTTTGGTGTTACCGGTTACTGGATGCATCGCAACCTGTTTGGCCGTGGTGAGCGACTGCGCTTCGATGCCAAGGTCAGTGGTGTTGGCGGTTCACAGGACAATTCGTTCGACCCGAAAAATTTCACCTACACGCTCGGAACGAGCTTCGCGAAACCGGGTATTTATACGCCGGATACGGATTTTGTGGCTGCACTTGATGCTAAGCGGGAGGTCCTTGACGCTTATACCGAAACATCGATCAATGCGAAAACAGGCTTCACGCAGATTTTTAGCGACGAGCTTTCTGGTGCGCTCTACGCAAAGACCAGCCATGGTCGCTTCGATGATGATTATTTCGGCAAGCGGGAGTTCACGGTCGGTGGGCTGGAAGGCAATCTTCTCTATGATGGCCGTAACAACAAGCCCGATCCAACTTCCGGCCTTTATGCCGAAGCCAATATACAGCCCTTCTACGAGTTCCAGCGCGGTAATTTTGCGACGCGCTTCACTGCTGAGGGCAGAGCTTATTACGGCTTTGGTTCGACAGACCGGGTTGTGCTCGCAGGCCGCGTGAAATTGGGTTCCGTTGTCGGTGCTGACATTGCAGACTTGCCGCCCAACCAGTTGTTCCTCGCAGGTGGTGGCGGCTCCATTCGCGGTTATTCCTATCGTAGCATTGGTGTCGAAACATCGACCGGCGAAACGATTGGCGGGCGTTCACTGGTGGAGACCTCGGGGGAAGTGCGCACGCGCGTAACCGATTCCATAGGTGTCGTAGGCTTTGTCGATGCAGGCTATGTCGGCGAACAATCCTATCCAGACTTTTCGGAAGAAATGCGTGTTGGTGCCGGTCTTGGTCTGCGCTACCTGACAGGGCTTGGGCCGATCCGCTTTGACGTTGCTCTTCCACTTAACCGCCGCTCGGGCGATCCGAGCTATGCATTCTACGTGGGCATAGGACAGGCGTTTTGA
- a CDS encoding translocation/assembly module TamB domain-containing protein: MTRFLALLAFILFAVPVVAQEQQQEEEKSYFISFVESKLSAPNRRIQFSGLSGLLSSEASVAQITIADREGVWLRIENAKLNWSRTALFTGRLSIQSLVAERIDLIRKPLPDNSLPSPEATSFSLPELPLSINIDSLDVARLKFGQDIFGLQSEVSLNGNLSLADGSLTSAFDIKRLDGPGGNFALRAAYANADQKLDLDLKVTEPANGIVANVLNIDGRPPVDLTLTGKGTLDDLKIDLALDTNGRRTLTGGFTLVRRADGRIFATQINGPIAVLVPPAFRDFFGAETALVANGLLKDGGGFRLDDLALNSAALNVKASAESGSDGFLNKLRVDANIRDDSKGQVLLPVKGGETSINNATLQISYGDRPTNDWTGKLAVEGFKNATVSASNIVVDMGGVAENLNDASNRRVTFNVNGGVSGIDATDAKVAEALGDKIDLAISGGWRAGTAVDLAKAAIEGNGLSLELNGKIDEFAFNGDIAAKIASLAPYAALAGRDLAGSIDVKASGTVKPISGAFDLNLDGDAQNMRTGTEAVDNILDGDVKLSGGIVRSTQGFAARNFRIGNELSEITANGSFASDKADFDFGVMLSDLRLLSDKASGRMTIKGSARGDDKLIALALRADAPQGTLADRKLTEGVIDFNALLDGNATTGASLSGKLAGNAFLNGQKIDLGTVIDIVNDEKRLTDLVFNAGGAHLSGNVSQNSKGLFAGQLKVDAPDISTAAALFLANATGAVNADITLDANGERQNATVNAKANGLKINDNHIKSADIALSAQDLLGVPVVDGTASARDILVGTFGIDNFDAKANATGTKTDFTASTKLKIGTSANASGSLEPKDGGFELALTSADVKQGSLAATLAAPANIAMKGSNISFGDVIVNTGDGQVKVNGIVGEKLDLSVALSNLPLALANTFKPELGLGGLVNGTARVTGTKDNPNAAFDIVARGVTAAELKKQGIAPLDAEAKGSSDNNRLNIDAHVTGGASNGNGIDVTAKGGVPLGKGDLAVDVNLANLPLTLLNGAAKGQDLAGNVTGTARVTGPLTNPAAQFNLRGTGLAAKPLRENGLVPISLQAAGNYAAKAVDISSLTLEGPQGLNVTANGKVPFSGQGLGVNVSGSVPLALANRFLADRGSQASGTLSVTASVSGGFDKPQLRGMFSTAGAQFVDPETNLRLNNINVMGAMEGETITLRQVNAALGGGGSVSATGTISTNATANFPANIDIKLNNARYADGKLVVATVNGGISITGPLMRDPLIAGRIDVERAEITVPENLGGGATYVPVRHINTPKNVQITLDRAKVETRKSKVPVPTSRPSVPRLDVLVNAPNQIFVRGRGLDTELGGRVRLTGPVTNIQPVGSFDLIRGRISILGQRITFDEGSVTLVGDLNPQINFVARSEGDNITAIVTVTGTVDNLNIVFSSSPELPQDEVLAQLIFKRSIGELSAFQIAQLAAAAAELAGGSNNSLMSKLRQGTGLDDIDVVTDSKGQTAVRAGRYIRDNIYLGVEAGSAGATKGTVNLDISRNLKIKGAVGSDGDSSAGIFYEKDY; the protein is encoded by the coding sequence TTGACCAGATTTCTCGCACTTCTCGCCTTTATCCTTTTCGCAGTGCCTGTCGTTGCTCAGGAGCAGCAGCAGGAAGAGGAAAAGTCGTATTTTATCTCCTTCGTGGAAAGCAAACTTTCCGCGCCCAACCGCCGCATCCAGTTTTCTGGCTTGAGCGGGCTTTTGTCGTCTGAGGCAAGTGTTGCCCAGATCACCATTGCCGACCGTGAAGGCGTGTGGCTGCGCATTGAAAATGCGAAACTTAACTGGAGCAGGACAGCGCTGTTTACGGGTCGCCTGAGTATTCAGTCACTCGTTGCTGAGCGTATTGACCTAATCCGCAAGCCATTGCCGGATAACAGTCTGCCATCCCCTGAAGCAACAAGTTTCAGCCTGCCCGAACTGCCGCTTTCAATCAATATCGATAGCCTTGATGTGGCGCGCCTGAAATTTGGTCAGGATATTTTTGGGCTCCAGTCGGAAGTATCGTTGAACGGAAATCTGTCGCTCGCCGATGGGTCACTTACCTCTGCTTTTGACATTAAGCGCCTTGATGGGCCGGGGGGCAATTTTGCTTTGCGCGCAGCCTATGCCAATGCTGATCAGAAGCTCGATCTTGATTTGAAAGTGACTGAACCGGCCAACGGTATTGTTGCCAACGTGCTTAATATCGATGGTCGTCCGCCGGTTGATCTGACTTTGACCGGCAAGGGCACGCTGGATGACCTTAAGATCGATTTGGCGCTTGATACAAATGGCCGCCGCACACTCACCGGTGGCTTCACGCTGGTACGTCGGGCTGATGGCCGCATATTTGCGACGCAGATCAATGGGCCTATCGCCGTTCTGGTACCACCGGCATTCCGCGACTTCTTTGGAGCGGAGACTGCACTCGTTGCAAATGGCTTACTCAAAGATGGTGGCGGCTTCCGTCTTGATGATCTGGCACTTAACAGTGCTGCACTGAACGTCAAAGCCTCAGCTGAGTCCGGTAGTGATGGCTTTCTGAACAAGCTGCGCGTTGATGCGAATATTCGCGATGACAGCAAGGGCCAGGTGCTTTTGCCAGTAAAAGGCGGTGAAACATCGATCAACAACGCAACCTTGCAGATTTCCTATGGCGATCGCCCGACCAATGACTGGACCGGCAAGCTTGCTGTTGAAGGCTTCAAGAATGCTACCGTTTCTGCTTCCAATATCGTGGTTGATATGGGCGGTGTAGCAGAAAATCTAAATGACGCTTCGAACCGCCGCGTCACTTTCAACGTGAATGGCGGCGTCAGCGGCATCGATGCGACCGATGCGAAAGTTGCGGAAGCGTTGGGCGATAAAATTGATCTGGCAATTTCCGGTGGCTGGCGGGCTGGCACTGCTGTCGATCTTGCAAAGGCTGCAATTGAGGGCAATGGCCTCAGTCTGGAACTTAACGGCAAGATCGATGAATTCGCGTTCAACGGCGATATTGCAGCGAAGATTGCAAGCCTGGCGCCCTATGCGGCACTCGCCGGCCGTGATCTCGCAGGCAGCATTGATGTCAAGGCATCGGGTACCGTTAAACCGATCAGTGGCGCATTCGACCTTAATCTTGATGGCGATGCGCAGAACATGCGCACCGGCACAGAAGCGGTAGATAATATCCTTGATGGTGATGTGAAGCTGAGCGGCGGGATTGTCCGTAGTACGCAGGGCTTTGCAGCGCGTAATTTCCGCATTGGCAACGAACTGAGCGAAATAACCGCCAATGGTTCCTTCGCGTCCGATAAGGCCGACTTTGATTTCGGCGTCATGCTCTCGGACCTCAGGCTTTTGTCGGACAAAGCTTCCGGTCGTATGACGATCAAGGGCAGTGCGCGTGGTGACGACAAGCTGATTGCATTGGCGCTGCGTGCTGATGCGCCGCAGGGAACGCTGGCGGATCGAAAGCTCACAGAAGGCGTGATCGATTTCAATGCGCTGCTTGATGGCAATGCAACGACTGGCGCGTCGTTGTCAGGTAAACTTGCCGGTAACGCATTCCTGAATGGCCAGAAGATTGATCTCGGCACTGTCATCGACATTGTTAACGATGAGAAACGTCTGACAGATCTGGTTTTTAACGCGGGTGGCGCCCATCTTTCGGGAAATGTTTCGCAAAATTCCAAAGGTCTGTTCGCAGGGCAGTTAAAGGTTGATGCACCGGATATTTCGACAGCGGCAGCGCTTTTTCTTGCCAATGCTACGGGTGCGGTGAATGCGGATATTACACTCGATGCCAACGGCGAACGCCAGAACGCAACCGTCAACGCCAAGGCCAATGGTCTTAAAATCAACGATAACCACATTAAATCCGCAGATATCGCTCTCTCTGCGCAGGATCTGTTAGGCGTCCCGGTTGTTGATGGTACGGCAAGCGCACGCGATATTCTGGTAGGCACTTTCGGTATCGATAATTTTGACGCCAAAGCAAATGCGACCGGTACAAAAACCGATTTCACGGCCAGTACCAAGCTCAAAATCGGAACCTCGGCCAATGCATCAGGTTCGCTTGAGCCAAAGGATGGCGGTTTTGAATTGGCGCTCACATCTGCCGATGTGAAGCAGGGCTCTCTTGCTGCAACACTGGCGGCTCCAGCAAATATTGCTATGAAAGGCAGTAACATTTCCTTTGGCGATGTTATCGTCAATACGGGGGATGGACAGGTTAAGGTCAACGGCATTGTTGGCGAGAAGCTTGATCTCTCGGTCGCGTTGTCCAACTTGCCTTTGGCTCTCGCCAACACGTTTAAACCTGAACTTGGACTGGGCGGTTTAGTCAATGGTACCGCTCGGGTTACGGGTACAAAAGACAATCCGAACGCTGCATTTGATATTGTTGCGCGTGGCGTGACTGCTGCCGAGCTTAAGAAGCAGGGTATTGCGCCGCTGGATGCAGAAGCAAAGGGCAGTTCTGACAATAATCGTCTCAACATCGATGCGCATGTCACCGGTGGTGCCAGCAATGGAAATGGCATTGATGTGACCGCCAAGGGCGGCGTGCCACTTGGCAAGGGCGATCTTGCTGTGGATGTTAATCTCGCCAATCTGCCTCTGACATTGCTTAACGGCGCTGCCAAAGGGCAGGATCTGGCTGGCAACGTTACCGGTACTGCGCGGGTGACCGGCCCTCTAACCAATCCGGCGGCCCAGTTTAATCTGCGTGGAACGGGTCTCGCGGCAAAGCCTTTGCGTGAAAATGGCCTCGTACCAATAAGCTTACAGGCGGCAGGCAACTATGCTGCAAAGGCTGTCGATATTTCGTCTCTGACGCTTGAGGGGCCACAGGGACTCAATGTCACTGCCAACGGCAAGGTGCCATTTTCCGGACAGGGACTTGGCGTCAATGTTTCCGGCAGCGTGCCACTGGCGCTTGCCAACCGGTTCCTCGCTGATCGTGGCTCGCAGGCAAGTGGTACGCTTTCGGTGACCGCAAGTGTTTCAGGTGGCTTTGACAAGCCGCAGCTGCGCGGCATGTTCTCGACAGCCGGTGCCCAGTTCGTCGACCCTGAGACCAATCTCCGCCTCAACAATATCAATGTCATGGGTGCGATGGAGGGGGAAACCATCACGCTTCGTCAGGTCAACGCAGCTTTGGGCGGCGGCGGATCTGTGTCTGCGACAGGCACCATTTCTACGAACGCGACTGCAAACTTCCCGGCTAATATCGATATCAAGCTCAACAATGCACGCTATGCGGATGGCAAGCTTGTCGTGGCGACAGTCAATGGCGGCATTTCGATCACTGGTCCGCTGATGCGCGATCCATTGATTGCTGGCCGTATCGATGTTGAACGCGCTGAAATCACCGTTCCAGAAAATCTGGGTGGCGGCGCGACCTATGTTCCAGTGCGGCATATAAATACGCCAAAGAACGTTCAGATAACGCTTGATCGCGCCAAGGTTGAAACGCGCAAAAGCAAAGTGCCTGTACCGACCTCTCGCCCAAGCGTTCCGCGCCTTGATGTCCTGGTCAATGCGCCAAATCAGATTTTTGTACGCGGTCGCGGCCTTGACACAGAACTGGGCGGGCGTGTGCGTCTGACTGGCCCGGTCACGAATATCCAGCCAGTAGGTTCTTTCGACCTGATACGCGGACGTATCAGTATCCTTGGCCAGCGAATTACGTTTGATGAAGGCAGTGTCACGCTGGTCGGCGATCTTAATCCGCAGATCAATTTTGTCGCGCGCAGCGAGGGTGATAATATCACCGCGATTGTGACGGTTACAGGGACAGTTGATAACCTCAATATCGTCTTCTCGTCTTCGCCGGAACTCCCGCAGGATGAAGTTCTGGCGCAGCTTATCTTCAAGCGCTCGATCGGCGAATTGTCGGCCTTCCAGATAGCACAGCTTGCAGCTGCCGCCGCAGAACTGGCTGGTGGTTCCAATAACTCTCTGATGAGCAAGCTGCGTCAGGGTACGGGCTTGGATGACATCGATGTCGTAACCGATAGCAAAGGTCAGACTGCCGTGCGTGCGGGGCGCTATATTCGCGATAACATCTACCTGGGTGTGGAAGCGGGATCTGCCGGAGCGACAAAGGGGACTGTTAATCTCGATATTTCGCGAAACCTAAAGATCAAGGGTGCTGTTGGTTCCGATGGCGATTCCAGTGCCGGTATTTTCTACGAAAAGGACTATTGA